The following proteins are co-located in the Leucoraja erinacea ecotype New England chromosome 27, Leri_hhj_1, whole genome shotgun sequence genome:
- the LOC129710276 gene encoding glucose-6-phosphatase catalytic subunit 1-like — MMDAGMDLLHSSGVELVQYLQLNYRDSQSWFTFISIAADLRNTFFVFFPIWFHLCEAVGVKLIWVAVIGDWLNLIFKWFLFGHRPYWWVHENKLYANSSLPTLQQFPLTCETGPGSPSGHAMGSAGVWYVMVSAFLTFGLQKKRSGFQKWCLHIVLWTVFCMIQVCVCTSRVFLAAHFPHQVFTGVLSGMVVAEVFGRINAIYNASFKRYLQITLFLFSFALGFYLLLKALGIDLLWSLEKAQRWCARAEWVHINTNPFAGLVRNMGALFGLGLALNSPIYAESCKGKRGQQLSFRISCIVASLIVLHLFDSVKPPTQREFLFYFLSFCKSAAVPLAAAVLVPFCVSQLVNRQDKKEL, encoded by the exons ATGATGGACGCTGGCATGGACCTGCTCCATAGCTCTGGGGTGGAACTGGTGCAGTATCTACAGCTGAACTACAGGGACTCCCAGAGCTGGTTCACCTTTATCTCCATCGCCGCTGACCTGAGAAACACTTTCTTTGTTTTCTTCCCCATCTGGTTCCACCTGTGTGAGGCGGTGGGGGTCAAACTCATCTGGGTGGCCGTCATCGGGGACTGGCTCAACCTCATCTTTAAATG GTTTTTATTTGGACATAGACCTTACTGGTGGGTCCACGAGAACAAGCTCTATGCTAACTCCTCTCTTCCCACATTGCAGCAGTTTCCCTTAACCTGTGAAACTGGTCCAG GAAGTCCATCAGGTCATGCGATGGGTTCAGCCGGTGTCTGGTACGTGATGGTGTCTGCATTCCTGACCTTTGGACTACAAAAAAAGCGAAGTGGCTTCCAAAAATG GTGTCTCCACATTGTGCTGTGGACGGTGTTCTGCATGATCCAGGTGTGTGTTTGCACGTCCCGGGTGTTTCTGGCTGCTCATTTCCCACACCAGGTTTTTACCGGAGTTCTTTCAG GAATGGTTGTGGCGGAGGTGTTTGGCCGGATTAATGCGATCTACAACGCAAGCTTCAAGAGGTATCTGCAGATCaccctcttcctcttctccttcGCTCTGGGCTTCTACCTGCTGTTGAAAGCTCTGGGCATCGACCTGCTGTGGTCGCTGGAGAAAGCCCAGAGATGGTGCGCCCGGGCTGAGTGGGTCCACATTAACACCAACCCCTTTGCCGGGCTGGTGAGGAACATGGGAGCCTTGTTCGGACTGGGGTTAGCTCTGAACTCACCTATTTATGCAGAGAGCTGCAAAGGGAAGAGAGGCCAGCAGCTCAGCTTCAGAATAAGTTGCATTGTGGCCTCCTTGATCGTCCTGCACCTGTTCGACTCGGTAAAGCCCCCGACGCAGAGGGAATTCCTGTTTTATTTCCTGTCCTTCTGTAAAAGTGCTGCCGTGCCTCTGGCAGCTGCTGTTTTAGTTCCATTCTGTGTGTCACAGCTTGTGAACAGACAGGACAAGAAGGAACTATAA